The Lysobacter panacisoli genome includes a window with the following:
- a CDS encoding YadA-like family protein, with amino-acid sequence MWPPRKCVFVDVLVHFDAGFPLPDAKPSRHASHLSSDQSMNTAYRLVWSVTHKTWVVASELAHGNKKGPRASRSVLAVALASGMLFAAGNAMAIDEGTASGVNSTAIGVGSSATDSDAVAIGTRATSSAEKATAIGVDSVASGQFSIAIGSDAQATQTHALALGSNSRALGVSSTAFGQDAQATADYSAAFGSGSRADGSSTGLGQNANAQTIDGQGWATAVGNSSVADHVGATALGASAKATADRALSLGADASASVDTAVALGSGSVADRAGMNGATELFSGVAVASTSGAVSVGTAGGERQIVNVAGGTLDTDAVNIRQLKTVQSQLAAADAGAVKYEWTDTDGDGVVDPGEIDYTKVVLEGAPAGTTISNLADGDVSQNSTEAINGSQLYDIAGDTSAAYVTLNGRGVRYVRTNDAGLTEADAYATGQGSTAVGYEATSAGDSSLALGRGATASNAEDVALGSGSVTAAAVGTASTTINGDTYQFAGTNPTSTVSVGNAGAERTITNVAAGRISADSTDAINGSQLYATNQAIEKLDGRVDTVKGDVINLDDRVTTVEGDVQYINETVAAYDNRLTNVEGSVTNLQNGSDGMFQVSQDAPVVKPVASGGNASAGGNGAVASGDNSLAVGNQSSATGDGSTAIGQGASATHDNSVAIGTGSATTVGAQTGYNGAFVGPSSSTGEVNVGGRTITGVAPGTAGTDAANVNQLNAGVNHAIKQSNAYTDSRISEINQQVGEMKDDIWALDRGYRGATASAMAMAGLPQAYLPGKNLLAVGMGGFQGEYGMALGMSGISDNGRWIYKGQVSGNTTSDFGFSVGAGIQW; translated from the coding sequence ATGTGGCCGCCAAGGAAGTGCGTCTTCGTGGATGTCCTCGTCCATTTCGATGCCGGGTTTCCTCTCCCTGATGCGAAGCCATCGCGGCATGCATCCCATCTATCTTCAGATCAATCAATGAATACTGCTTATCGCCTTGTCTGGAGCGTCACTCACAAAACGTGGGTAGTCGCCAGTGAACTCGCCCACGGAAACAAGAAAGGACCCCGCGCGAGTCGTAGCGTGCTGGCCGTTGCGCTGGCTTCCGGCATGCTGTTCGCGGCCGGTAACGCGATGGCCATCGACGAGGGCACCGCAAGCGGCGTGAACTCGACCGCCATCGGCGTCGGCTCGTCCGCAACGGACAGCGACGCCGTCGCGATCGGCACCCGTGCCACGTCGTCGGCCGAGAAGGCCACGGCGATCGGGGTGGATTCGGTCGCCTCCGGACAGTTCTCCATCGCCATCGGCAGCGACGCCCAGGCGACCCAGACGCATGCGCTTGCCCTCGGCAGCAACAGCCGTGCGCTGGGCGTGTCCAGCACTGCTTTCGGCCAGGATGCACAGGCGACGGCCGACTACTCTGCCGCGTTCGGTTCCGGCAGCCGTGCGGATGGATCCTCCACCGGACTCGGTCAGAACGCCAACGCGCAGACCATCGATGGACAGGGCTGGGCGACCGCGGTCGGCAACAGCTCCGTGGCCGATCACGTTGGCGCCACTGCCCTTGGCGCCAGTGCCAAGGCCACGGCGGACCGGGCGCTTTCTCTGGGCGCGGATGCATCGGCCTCGGTAGATACGGCAGTGGCGCTGGGCTCGGGCTCCGTAGCGGATCGCGCTGGCATGAACGGTGCGACGGAGCTGTTCTCGGGCGTGGCAGTGGCTTCGACCAGCGGCGCGGTGTCGGTCGGCACTGCGGGCGGCGAACGCCAGATCGTCAACGTTGCGGGTGGCACGCTGGACACCGACGCGGTCAACATTCGCCAGCTCAAGACGGTGCAATCCCAGTTGGCCGCAGCCGACGCCGGTGCGGTGAAGTACGAGTGGACTGACACGGACGGCGACGGCGTCGTCGATCCCGGCGAGATCGATTACACGAAGGTCGTCCTCGAGGGCGCTCCCGCCGGCACGACGATCAGCAACCTGGCCGACGGCGACGTCTCGCAGAACAGCACCGAGGCCATCAATGGTTCGCAGCTGTACGACATCGCCGGCGATACCAGTGCCGCCTACGTGACTCTGAACGGTCGCGGCGTCCGCTACGTTCGCACCAATGACGCTGGACTCACCGAGGCGGATGCCTACGCCACCGGCCAGGGCAGCACGGCGGTCGGCTACGAAGCCACCTCCGCAGGCGACAGCAGCCTGGCGCTGGGTCGCGGCGCGACCGCCAGCAATGCCGAAGATGTGGCCCTTGGCTCGGGCTCGGTCACGGCGGCCGCGGTCGGTACCGCATCTACGACCATCAACGGCGACACCTACCAGTTCGCCGGCACCAACCCGACGAGCACGGTCAGCGTTGGCAATGCCGGCGCGGAGCGCACGATCACGAACGTCGCGGCCGGGCGCATCTCGGCGGACAGCACCGATGCCATCAACGGTTCGCAGCTGTACGCCACCAATCAGGCGATCGAGAAGCTGGATGGGCGCGTGGATACGGTGAAAGGGGACGTCATCAACCTCGACGATCGCGTCACCACCGTCGAAGGCGACGTGCAGTACATCAACGAGACGGTCGCCGCCTACGACAACCGCCTGACCAACGTGGAAGGTTCGGTAACGAACCTCCAGAACGGGTCCGACGGCATGTTCCAGGTCAGCCAGGATGCGCCGGTCGTGAAGCCGGTGGCATCGGGTGGCAATGCGTCGGCGGGCGGAAACGGTGCAGTGGCCAGCGGCGACAACTCGCTGGCTGTCGGAAATCAGTCCAGCGCCACCGGCGATGGCAGCACGGCGATCGGGCAGGGCGCCAGCGCGACGCACGACAACAGCGTGGCGATCGGCACGGGCTCGGCGACCACGGTAGGTGCGCAGACCGGCTACAACGGCGCGTTCGTCGGCCCGAGCTCGTCCACCGGCGAGGTCAATGTCGGCGGCCGCACGATCACAGGGGTCGCACCCGGCACGGCCGGCACCGATGCGGCGAACGTCAATCAGCTCAATGCCGGCGTGAACCACGCGATCAAGCAGTCCAATGCCTACACCGACAGCCGCATCTCCGAGATCAACCAGCAGGTGGGCGAGATGAAGGACGACATCTGGGCGCTGGATCGCGGCTACCGGGGCGCCACGGCATCGGCCATGGCGATGGCCGGCCTGCCGCAGGCCTACCTGCCCGGCAAGAACCTGCTGGCGGTGGGCATGGGCGGCTTCCAGGGCGAATACGGCATGGCCCTGGGCATGTCAGGGATCAGCGACAACGGTCGCTGGATCTACAAGGGCCAGGTCAGCGGCAACACGACCAGCGACTTCGGCTTCTCCGTCGGCGCCGGCATCCAGTGGTGA